The genomic DNA ATAGACCCGacaaaacaaatagtttacAAGAGAGTGAGCACACTGAAATTACGTCCGGAGAAACCGAAAatggtcaaaataaaatacccagagaaagaaacaaaagaaaattaactaCTAAAATCACAGATGAGAACgtcttaattgaaaaattatccaAACGTTTAGATGAAAAAACGCAGAATTCGCGcattgataatgaagatgaagataaattgtttttactatcattagttggcgaattcaaaaaaattaatgagcATTATAAATTAGATGCTAAGACCGAAATACTTAACGTAGTGAAATACTTTAAAGGGATGACAAATCACACATATCCTTCGAGTTATGGTGACAGGGGATATTCATCGTTTAATGATTATCGTGGACCATGGGGTTATAATACTGGCCCCTCTACCTCTACATCAGTGCCTGGTCCCTCTAGATCAGCAACCGGCCCCTCTACATCAATGGCTGATGACCAAAATTCTCAATTTGAAGACCTTTCATCATGTTCTGTAATGTCCGATGAtgtaatttccaat from Pararge aegeria chromosome 5, ilParAegt1.1, whole genome shotgun sequence includes the following:
- the LOC120623771 gene encoding uncharacterized protein LOC120623771; amino-acid sequence: MEGVCDSDALISAIKTQELIWNYKLKEHSDKIKKNNAWAIICAQVIENFDEKPVEEKNQIAMLIQKKWKTLRDGYTRYAKKIKPKSGSAALNIRPYAYYQQMSFLKAIIEDRPDKTNSLQESEHTEITSGETENGQNKIPRERNKRKLTTKITDENVLIEKLSKRLDEKTQNSRIDNEDEDKLFLLSLVGEFKKINEHYKLDAKTEILNVVKYFKGMTNHTYPSSYGDRGYSSFNDYRGPWGYNTGPSTSTSVPGPSRSATGPSTSMADDQNSQFEDLSSCSVMSDDVISNIFNE